One part of the Oscillatoria sp. FACHB-1407 genome encodes these proteins:
- a CDS encoding phytanoyl-CoA dioxygenase family protein yields MSRPLTSLTPEQIASFHEDGFLIIEDLLDQSLVDRLVSRVEPLFSGDFETGVYPDEWHWNPYLSLSGASGQMTGVWKCDRTLASVMLSSGLGQICATLGNWSGARVLVDGLWRKPYGASETTLHQDSMYSFYHTPQDIVIAWIALSDAVQGAGTIEYVRGSHKWALSQTVGEFHAVNKSYRSDMEQAAAQVGIDNPEVLQLELKPGSCVLHHGHTWHGSGKNTTPGKLRQSLVVACIPSESRFKPAGTYVPGGYIAGRYKQYGSDAMDESFFPILWTQDGYRTPFLADYCQDALPAASALVALV; encoded by the coding sequence ATGTCTAGACCACTGACTTCCTTAACCCCTGAACAAATTGCTAGCTTTCACGAAGACGGGTTTTTAATTATTGAAGATCTCCTGGATCAATCTCTGGTCGATCGACTGGTTAGCCGAGTTGAACCCCTATTTTCGGGTGACTTTGAGACGGGGGTGTATCCCGACGAGTGGCACTGGAATCCCTATCTGAGCTTGTCTGGAGCGTCGGGACAAATGACGGGCGTATGGAAGTGCGATCGCACCTTGGCGAGTGTCATGCTCTCTAGCGGATTGGGGCAAATTTGTGCAACTTTAGGTAATTGGTCAGGTGCTCGCGTTCTGGTGGATGGGCTGTGGCGCAAACCTTATGGAGCTTCAGAAACAACGTTGCATCAAGACTCAATGTACTCCTTCTATCACACACCGCAAGACATTGTGATTGCCTGGATTGCCCTCAGCGATGCGGTGCAGGGAGCAGGCACGATTGAGTATGTACGCGGTTCTCACAAATGGGCTTTATCGCAAACGGTTGGTGAGTTTCACGCGGTGAACAAGAGCTACCGCTCTGACATGGAGCAAGCGGCTGCACAGGTTGGAATCGATAATCCTGAGGTGCTGCAACTGGAACTCAAACCCGGTAGCTGTGTCTTGCACCACGGACACACCTGGCATGGTTCCGGTAAAAACACCACTCCTGGCAAGCTACGTCAAAGTTTAGTGGTGGCTTGCATTCCTTCGGAGTCTCGCTTTAAGCCTGCCGGAACCTATGTTCCTGGAGGTTATATCGCAGGGCGTTACAAGCAATATGGCAGCGATGCGATGGATGAAAGCTTTTTCCCAATTTTGTGGACGCAGGATGGCTATCGCACGCCCTTCTTAGCCGATTACTGTCAGGATGCGCTGCCAGCAGCTTCGGCTCTAGTTGCATTGGTGTAG
- a CDS encoding phytanoyl-CoA dioxygenase family protein, giving the protein MVHTPISLSEAQIQQFQEQGFLILDKFLELDLVDRIVERLDPLFATRFETGNYPDEWYGRPGLNIPNSTRQMSGMWHCDRTIASVTFSAEIARLNATLMGWSGGRLATDSCWIKPSGAPEVAFHRNNTYAACINPPSLVTCWIALSEATAQAGTLEYVPGSHLWHCTDQPRFLHAPKDDYRQPLWDAAKEAGVDSPTILAAEIPPGGCIFMHGDLWHGSGVNQTTDQTRRSFAVSTFPAHAQFQSEAKYGYIFSRYRRVTSVEMDESFFPILWTSDGYRSPLARDYCEDAIAV; this is encoded by the coding sequence ATGGTGCATACACCGATTAGCCTGAGTGAGGCTCAAATTCAGCAGTTTCAAGAACAGGGATTCCTGATCCTAGACAAGTTCTTAGAGTTAGATCTGGTCGATCGCATTGTGGAACGCCTCGACCCCCTGTTTGCTACCCGCTTTGAAACGGGCAACTATCCCGATGAGTGGTATGGTCGTCCGGGCTTAAACATCCCCAACTCGACACGGCAGATGAGCGGCATGTGGCATTGCGATCGCACCATTGCCAGCGTCACATTCTCCGCCGAGATTGCCCGCCTCAATGCCACTCTCATGGGCTGGTCGGGTGGTCGGCTTGCCACCGATAGCTGTTGGATTAAGCCCTCTGGTGCGCCAGAGGTAGCCTTCCATCGCAACAACACCTATGCGGCTTGCATCAATCCCCCATCGCTCGTCACCTGCTGGATTGCCCTCAGTGAGGCTACCGCTCAGGCAGGCACCCTAGAGTACGTCCCCGGTTCGCATTTATGGCATTGCACCGACCAACCCCGATTTCTACATGCTCCCAAGGACGACTACCGCCAACCCCTGTGGGATGCAGCTAAAGAAGCGGGTGTCGATTCCCCAACAATCCTCGCGGCTGAGATTCCCCCAGGTGGGTGCATCTTTATGCATGGTGATTTGTGGCATGGCTCTGGTGTAAACCAAACCACGGATCAAACTCGTCGCAGTTTTGCCGTAAGTACCTTTCCAGCCCACGCTCAATTTCAATCAGAGGCAAAATATGGCTATATCTTCAGCCGTTACCGTCGAGTCACTTCTGTTGAAATGGACGAGAGCTTTTTTCCCATCCTGTGGACATCAGATGGCTACCGATCGCCCCTAGCACGGGATTATTGTGAGGATGCGATTGCTGTTTAG
- a CDS encoding DUF423 domain-containing protein has protein sequence MAQIFMAIAAVLGGLSVAAGAFGSHALRERLSDRAAEIFEIATRYQMYHALALLLVGILLSRAETAQALLTGSGYAFIAGILIFSGSLYAISLSQIKVLGAIAPVGGLALMIGWGCLAIAALNFKG, from the coding sequence ATGGCTCAAATATTTATGGCGATCGCCGCTGTCTTAGGAGGGTTATCTGTCGCTGCCGGAGCGTTTGGCTCTCACGCATTGCGGGAACGGTTAAGTGATCGCGCCGCTGAGATTTTTGAGATTGCCACTCGCTATCAGATGTATCACGCGCTGGCACTGCTGCTGGTTGGCATCTTGCTGAGTCGAGCAGAGACGGCTCAAGCATTGCTCACGGGTTCAGGCTATGCCTTTATTGCGGGGATTTTGATCTTCTCAGGCAGTCTCTACGCCATTAGTCTCTCCCAAATCAAAGTGTTAGGAGCCATTGCCCCGGTCGGAGGGTTAGCCTTGATGATCGGATGGGGATGTCTGGCGATCGCGGCATTAAATTTCAAGGGATGA
- a CDS encoding GNAT family N-acetyltransferase has protein sequence MVEQLKPRYSVAWTNKIAEIPQAEWDALAMPLKTPFLEWEWLHNMESSGSATAKAGWLPNHLTVWRDRTLVAAAPLYLKGHSYGEFVFDHQWADLAARLGVQYYPKLLGMSPFTPAEGYRFLIAPGEDEDEITELMVWAIDHFCQEQGISGCNFLYADPEWRQVMERHGFVSWLHHSYIWQNQGFQTFDDYLAVFNANQRRNIKRERKAVESAGLRLESMTGDAITKSLLSSVYHFYADTCDKFGWWGSKYLTRRFFEQLHPNYCHRIVVFAVFGEQNPHHPIGMSFCLTKGDQLYGRYWGATQDFDNLHFDTCYYTPIEWAIANGIQTFDPGAGGRHKKRRGFPATPNHSLHRFYEPRLDHILRSYIDKVNDAEQQEIDAINQDLPFKQANG, from the coding sequence ATGGTTGAACAATTGAAGCCCCGCTATTCAGTCGCTTGGACGAATAAGATTGCTGAGATCCCGCAAGCTGAGTGGGATGCGCTCGCCATGCCGTTAAAAACGCCCTTCCTGGAGTGGGAATGGCTCCACAATATGGAGTCCTCCGGCAGTGCGACGGCAAAAGCAGGATGGTTGCCCAATCACCTTACCGTTTGGCGCGATCGCACTCTGGTTGCGGCGGCTCCCCTTTACCTCAAGGGACACAGCTATGGCGAGTTTGTCTTTGACCACCAGTGGGCAGACCTGGCAGCCCGGTTGGGTGTGCAATACTACCCCAAACTGTTGGGCATGTCACCCTTTACCCCGGCTGAGGGCTATCGCTTTTTGATTGCACCGGGTGAAGATGAGGACGAGATCACGGAGTTAATGGTGTGGGCGATCGACCACTTTTGCCAGGAGCAGGGCATTTCGGGCTGTAATTTTCTCTACGCCGACCCGGAATGGCGACAGGTGATGGAACGTCACGGTTTTGTCAGTTGGCTACACCATAGTTACATCTGGCAAAATCAGGGATTTCAAACCTTTGATGATTATCTCGCTGTCTTCAACGCCAACCAACGACGCAACATCAAACGAGAACGTAAAGCGGTTGAAAGTGCAGGTTTGCGCCTGGAATCTATGACTGGAGATGCGATCACCAAATCGCTGTTGTCGTCGGTCTATCACTTTTACGCCGATACCTGCGATAAGTTTGGCTGGTGGGGCAGCAAGTATTTAACTCGACGATTCTTTGAGCAGTTGCACCCCAACTATTGCCATCGCATTGTGGTGTTTGCGGTGTTTGGGGAGCAAAACCCCCACCACCCCATCGGCATGTCGTTTTGCCTCACCAAAGGCGATCAACTTTACGGACGCTATTGGGGCGCAACGCAAGACTTTGATAACCTGCACTTCGACACCTGCTACTACACGCCGATCGAATGGGCGATCGCTAACGGCATTCAAACATTTGACCCCGGTGCAGGCGGACGACACAAAAAACGACGCGGATTTCCTGCTACTCCTAACCATTCGCTGCATCGCTTTTATGAGCCACGTTTAGATCACATCTTGCGATCGTACATTGACAAGGTGAATGATGCAGAACAGCAAGAAATAGACGCCATTAATCAAGACTTGCCCTTTAAGCAAGCTAACGGTTGA
- a CDS encoding DUF5615 family PIN-like protein yields MSSIFTCLYLDEDVNVLVADLLQARGFDVITARDAEQLHTTDAEQLAFAVSQARTLVTHNRTDFEELVQDYFNSGRIHYGVIFAVRRSPQEIAQRLLVILNQVTSDEMQNQVRYI; encoded by the coding sequence GTGAGTAGCATATTCACTTGTCTGTATTTGGATGAGGATGTCAATGTATTAGTAGCCGATTTGCTTCAAGCAAGAGGTTTTGATGTCATTACTGCACGAGATGCAGAGCAACTTCACACAACTGATGCAGAGCAACTTGCCTTTGCTGTAAGTCAAGCAAGAACTCTGGTTACTCACAACAGAACTGATTTTGAGGAACTTGTACAGGATTACTTTAATTCAGGACGAATACACTACGGGGTAATTTTTGCTGTTCGTCGTTCTCCTCAAGAAATTGCACAAAGATTACTCGTTATTCTCAATCAAGTTACCTCGGATGAGATGCAAAATCAGGTTCGATATATTTAG
- a CDS encoding DUF433 domain-containing protein: protein MVQATEYLYVVRDDEILHGEPIVRGTRTPIRAIVETWRMGIAPEEIPKGMPHLTLGQVFGALTYYSDHQDEINQYIEKNRIPEELLDPLVRDL from the coding sequence ATGGTTCAAGCGACGGAATATCTTTATGTTGTTCGAGATGATGAGATTTTACATGGAGAACCTATCGTCCGAGGAACTCGTACACCTATTAGGGCAATTGTTGAAACTTGGCGAATGGGCATTGCACCCGAAGAAATTCCCAAAGGGATGCCGCATCTGACTTTGGGGCAAGTCTTTGGGGCATTAACTTACTACAGCGACCACCAAGACGAAATTAATCAATATATTGAAAAAAACCGCATTCCTGAAGAATTGCTCGACCCATTGGTTAGAGATTTGTGA
- the tpx gene encoding thiol peroxidase gives MVMITVNGQPMRLVGRKVSVGDRAGDVRVTGLDLSPVLPLDQSQGKIRLLITVPSLDIAPCSLVVREFSDRLHQFGNSVAAYLISADLPFAQQRWKQAIGVDNITLLSDYRDMDFARDWGVLVQDLGLSAQAAFVVDATGIVIYREIVTEWLAEPDYDGAIAALQTAL, from the coding sequence ATGGTGATGATAACAGTGAATGGGCAACCGATGCGGTTAGTCGGTAGAAAAGTGAGTGTCGGCGATCGCGCAGGTGATGTGCGGGTTACTGGATTGGATTTGTCTCCCGTACTGCCACTGGATCAGTCTCAGGGAAAAATTCGGTTGTTGATCACAGTACCTTCATTGGATATCGCTCCGTGCTCTCTAGTTGTTAGAGAATTTAGCGATCGCCTGCATCAATTTGGTAACTCAGTAGCCGCTTATCTAATCTCCGCCGATCTGCCCTTTGCTCAACAGCGTTGGAAACAGGCAATAGGTGTGGATAACATCACGTTGCTCTCTGACTATCGTGATATGGATTTTGCGAGGGATTGGGGGGTGCTTGTGCAAGACCTGGGATTGTCTGCCCAAGCGGCCTTTGTTGTGGATGCCACGGGAATCGTAATTTATCGCGAAATTGTCACTGAATGGTTGGCAGAACCTGACTACGATGGAGCGATCGCCGCTTTACAGACCGCGCTTTAA
- a CDS encoding SPFH domain-containing protein codes for MSEWLLMIVLAVGGTCTLANSVRIVNQGDEALVEMLGRYDGRRLEPGLNFITPFISQVVFKETKREKVLEVPPQNCITRDNVAITVDAVVYWRILDLEKAYYKVQNLQSAMVNLVLTQIRSEVGKLELNQTFTARTEINEILLRELDIATNPWGIKITRVELRDIVPSKTVQGAMELQMSAERKKQAAILTSEGEREALINTAKGEAEAQLIEAEAHQKIALLKAQLDQQKQILNAQGTASAMEIITQRLNADPNSAKALQFLLAQNYLDMGVRIGSSGSSKVMFLDPRYIPEALERAGAIAGDLTPNGSPQSSQELTE; via the coding sequence ATGTCTGAATGGCTTTTGATGATTGTGCTTGCCGTTGGGGGCACATGCACCCTTGCCAATAGTGTTCGTATTGTTAATCAAGGGGATGAAGCCCTTGTCGAAATGTTAGGGCGTTACGATGGCCGTCGTTTGGAACCGGGCTTAAATTTCATCACGCCGTTTATTTCGCAGGTGGTCTTTAAGGAAACGAAACGGGAAAAAGTATTAGAAGTGCCGCCGCAAAATTGCATTACTCGCGACAACGTTGCTATTACGGTTGATGCGGTCGTGTATTGGCGGATTTTAGATCTGGAAAAGGCGTATTACAAAGTCCAGAATTTGCAATCTGCCATGGTGAATTTAGTCCTGACTCAAATTCGCTCAGAAGTCGGTAAGTTGGAACTGAACCAAACCTTTACAGCCCGCACTGAAATTAATGAAATCTTGTTGCGAGAGTTAGACATCGCAACTAATCCCTGGGGTATTAAGATTACGCGTGTTGAGTTGCGAGACATTGTTCCTTCCAAAACTGTACAAGGAGCAATGGAACTACAAATGTCAGCCGAACGCAAAAAACAAGCCGCTATTTTGACTTCAGAAGGAGAACGGGAAGCTTTAATTAACACGGCTAAAGGTGAAGCCGAAGCTCAACTCATTGAAGCTGAAGCACACCAAAAAATAGCGTTGCTCAAAGCTCAATTAGATCAACAAAAACAAATCTTGAATGCACAGGGAACTGCCTCTGCAATGGAAATCATTACGCAACGGTTAAACGCCGATCCAAACTCAGCCAAAGCATTACAGTTTCTTTTGGCGCAAAACTACCTCGATATGGGTGTCCGAATTGGCAGCAGTGGTAGCAGTAAGGTGATGTTTCTCGATCCACGGTATATTCCAGAGGCACTGGAACGGGCAGGAGCGATCGCAGGTGATCTGACTCCAAATGGCTCTCCTCAAAGCTCCCAAGAACTTACCGAGTGA
- a CDS encoding NfeD family protein, with protein MLSYSLFFQLPPYLGQVWALRVPPPFFWLLLGLILTATEFLLVPKVASKYRLFALSAGVSALLLTFILWRGSVFFSFDWRRMDYEGFGMQIMYWVGVSLSFIIWIRPVFVRRKHSMRLDAAEAETLNELQPGQMGRVLYEGSSWQARCENYDQAIAPHQKVYVLRREGNILIVAPEQLFHP; from the coding sequence GTGTTGTCCTACTCACTGTTCTTCCAGTTGCCACCCTATTTAGGTCAAGTCTGGGCTTTAAGGGTGCCACCCCCCTTCTTTTGGCTCTTGTTGGGGCTGATTTTGACGGCTACCGAATTTTTGCTAGTTCCAAAAGTCGCCTCTAAGTACCGTTTGTTTGCTCTCTCCGCAGGCGTGAGTGCTTTGCTGCTGACATTTATCCTGTGGCGAGGCAGTGTTTTCTTTAGCTTTGACTGGCGACGGATGGACTACGAAGGGTTTGGGATGCAAATCATGTACTGGGTCGGCGTCTCCCTATCCTTCATCATTTGGATTCGTCCAGTGTTTGTGCGGCGTAAGCACTCGATGCGCCTGGATGCGGCTGAGGCTGAGACTTTAAATGAATTGCAACCGGGGCAAATGGGGCGGGTGTTGTACGAAGGAAGCTCGTGGCAAGCCCGTTGTGAGAACTATGACCAGGCGATCGCCCCTCACCAAAAAGTGTATGTTTTGCGTCGCGAAGGCAACATCTTAATCGTTGCTCCCGAACAGCTTTTTCATCCTTAA
- a CDS encoding HAD family hydrolase, translated as MTLSLLHSSSDLLKTIRLVATDMDGTLTKQGKFTAALLTALTDLAAAGIPVVIVTGRSAGWVQGVVSYLPVAGAIAENGGLFYPNADSDPKLLVPLPDLKEHRQHLADLFQQLQTQFPNICESTDNRFRLTDWTFDVSGLSSADLETMSQFCSDRGWGFTYSTVQCHIKLMQQDKAIGLSQVLTHFFPNYSLRQVVTVGDSPNDESLFDGDRFPISVGVANVLHYGDRLRHKPKLVTQTAEVDGFCELAQWLIHHYQSSVE; from the coding sequence ATGACTCTTAGCTTATTACATTCAAGTTCGGATCTCCTCAAAACTATACGCCTAGTTGCCACCGATATGGATGGCACGTTAACGAAACAGGGCAAATTTACCGCCGCATTACTCACAGCATTGACTGACTTAGCTGCTGCTGGCATTCCGGTCGTCATCGTGACAGGGCGATCGGCAGGGTGGGTGCAGGGAGTCGTCAGCTACCTCCCTGTGGCAGGGGCGATCGCCGAGAATGGTGGGCTATTTTATCCCAACGCAGACAGTGACCCTAAACTGCTTGTCCCTCTACCCGATTTGAAAGAACATCGTCAGCATTTGGCTGACTTATTTCAGCAATTACAAACCCAATTTCCTAACATCTGCGAATCAACGGATAACCGCTTTCGTTTGACCGACTGGACATTTGATGTCAGTGGGTTGAGTTCTGCTGATCTAGAAACAATGAGTCAATTTTGCAGCGATCGCGGTTGGGGATTCACATACAGTACGGTGCAATGTCATATCAAATTGATGCAGCAAGACAAAGCGATTGGATTGTCTCAGGTGCTCACTCACTTTTTTCCCAACTACTCTTTACGACAAGTTGTAACCGTTGGTGATAGCCCCAATGATGAGAGTTTGTTTGATGGCGATCGCTTTCCCATTTCAGTCGGTGTTGCAAACGTGTTGCACTATGGCGATCGGTTACGTCACAAACCCAAATTGGTAACCCAAACTGCTGAGGTCGATGGGTTTTGTGAACTCGCTCAGTGGTTAATCCACCACTACCAAAGCTCGGTTGAATAG
- a CDS encoding D-Ala-D-Ala carboxypeptidase family metallohydrolase, whose protein sequence is MAELTVEQRNHYYLLEATRTGIHKPILAALYVAHYSPTLTDGEVGLGIAPINRIPPDQVNTFPEQVQYAANTIRSITNRLTAQGWEGGELWNVEQGRYSDRFIKEVADGYTPPANDPTAALLEASDYETLLHSYLEEVAVDHDMSQLPEDLAFLDPMLLEFIEQIPRYYQNLPYQRTALLEAARLWRKLDTREEAIAAFNISGSSSATGVLADESFLDPALLQFIQTVPPYYAGYPHQREALLRLVQLWRQVDSREDAIALLQSQDPDQTEKPLDSALIAFVQRLPQSYQGKGEQRNALTETFRLWQGLGSRATVLTELGINPQMLAGANPDRTVIENAARQLDRALLEFIKRVPSTYQETEAQREALIRLVQLWRGLPGRESAIQSLLDDLRRMERARRDSPDAPPPPQPVALPPRPQQWTPTNIQLYASIIPNGNFTWAEATHGGSRMPPNQATVDAIVRIAQLAQQARDRLGRPFRVTSWYRPPDLSQRIEGISQSRHGVGDAIDFYCDGLTGNQVYWALDPWWTGGLGRYQKFPNLIHLDARNYRARWTH, encoded by the coding sequence ATGGCAGAATTGACCGTCGAGCAGCGCAATCACTACTACCTTCTTGAAGCCACCCGAACTGGGATTCACAAACCCATCCTGGCAGCGTTGTATGTCGCCCACTACAGCCCAACCTTGACCGATGGTGAGGTCGGATTGGGAATTGCGCCCATCAATCGAATTCCGCCTGATCAGGTTAACACCTTTCCAGAGCAGGTGCAGTATGCGGCAAACACGATTCGCAGCATCACAAACAGGCTGACGGCTCAAGGCTGGGAAGGCGGCGAATTGTGGAATGTAGAACAGGGGCGGTATAGCGATCGCTTCATTAAAGAGGTTGCTGATGGCTATACTCCGCCAGCGAATGACCCAACGGCGGCATTGTTAGAAGCCAGTGATTACGAAACCCTGTTGCACTCGTACCTAGAAGAGGTCGCTGTTGACCACGACATGAGTCAACTACCAGAGGATCTGGCATTTCTAGATCCCATGTTGTTGGAGTTTATCGAGCAAATTCCTCGTTATTACCAAAATCTGCCCTATCAGCGCACAGCCTTGTTAGAAGCGGCTCGGCTCTGGCGCAAATTAGACACCCGTGAGGAGGCGATCGCAGCCTTCAATATCTCTGGTTCATCGTCGGCAACAGGGGTATTGGCTGATGAAAGTTTTCTTGATCCGGCGTTACTGCAATTCATTCAAACAGTGCCGCCCTATTACGCAGGCTATCCCCATCAGCGAGAAGCGTTGCTGCGGTTAGTGCAACTGTGGCGGCAAGTGGATTCGCGTGAAGATGCGATCGCCCTGTTGCAGAGCCAAGATCCCGATCAAACTGAAAAACCGTTAGACTCTGCCCTGATTGCGTTTGTGCAACGCCTGCCCCAGTCCTATCAAGGCAAAGGGGAACAGCGCAACGCACTCACCGAGACGTTTCGCCTGTGGCAGGGGCTAGGATCTCGCGCAACGGTGTTGACCGAGTTGGGCATCAATCCACAAATGCTAGCTGGGGCAAATCCCGATCGCACTGTGATCGAAAACGCTGCTCGGCAACTCGATCGGGCGTTGCTAGAGTTCATTAAGCGGGTGCCTTCGACCTATCAAGAGACGGAGGCACAGCGTGAGGCACTGATTCGTTTGGTGCAGTTGTGGCGAGGCTTGCCCGGGCGAGAAAGTGCCATTCAATCATTGCTAGACGATCTCCGCCGTATGGAACGGGCACGGCGCGATTCTCCTGATGCTCCGCCCCCACCACAACCTGTAGCACTGCCCCCCCGACCTCAACAGTGGACTCCAACCAACATCCAGCTTTACGCTTCCATCATCCCCAATGGCAACTTTACCTGGGCAGAAGCAACCCATGGGGGGAGTCGGATGCCACCCAATCAGGCTACTGTGGACGCGATCGTCCGAATTGCGCAACTAGCTCAACAAGCTCGCGATCGCCTCGGTCGTCCCTTTCGGGTGACCAGTTGGTATCGCCCACCTGACCTGAGCCAGCGGATTGAGGGTATTTCCCAGAGCCGTCATGGGGTTGGAGATGCGATCGACTTTTACTGTGATGGTCTAACCGGAAATCAGGTGTATTGGGCACTGGATCCCTGGTGGACTGGCGGATTAGGGCGGTATCAAAAATTTCCCAACCTGATCCATCTGGATGCCCGTAACTACCGTGCGAGGTGGACACACTAG
- a CDS encoding SBBP repeat-containing protein: MARDRARNTLSQSRAVILGSTSQVFNDSVGLSDKDDLYRVTIGSRSNFSLQLSGLRGRANVDVELYSLKGAKAAVLRRIGRINFSNLRPSDIRRYLTRLGRSARPGRNNEVLNQVLNAGEFYVRVLRRSGDTNYRLSLTATPENTGGTGGTGGTGGTGGTGGTGGTGGTGGTGGTGGTGGTGGTGGTGGTGGTGGTGGGGGTPVPSQFAPAWIRQLGSSANDYAYGIAFSGSSVLAAGTTEGTLPGGGQNNAGGSDNFVVQYNSDGTATPQVVRQFGGATSERIFDIEVDGSGNYYVAGVTINTNSGLIPVINGFVAKYNSTGAVQWNQLIDTDTNPLDRKADLASSLALDSQGNVFVAGFVRGFPGVTPANAFVAKYNATTGAAVTGFGSAGRVEFFGTTPASEAASAVAVDADGNVYITGVTNATLSTDVNNPFTGGDAFVVKYNGLNGSQIWAPQTLATTGQDYARGIAIAGSNVYITGDTTGTLAGQTSAGGTDGFVAQFTQTNNGTTVSQGWVRQFGTTALDESQSVATDSAGNVYLTGETNGALFGGTPGGGSDAFIAKYDSAGNRLASTILGTAQADEAYNIRVDGSGNVYVVGQTQGALGGSGSFQGGYDAWIAKYAPF; encoded by the coding sequence ATGGCACGCGATCGCGCTAGGAATACTCTTTCCCAATCTAGAGCTGTCATTCTTGGCTCTACATCTCAAGTCTTTAATGACTCGGTTGGGTTGTCTGATAAAGACGATCTTTATCGGGTGACGATTGGCAGTCGTAGCAACTTTAGCCTCCAACTGAGTGGTCTTCGAGGTAGAGCTAACGTCGATGTTGAGTTGTATAGCCTCAAAGGGGCTAAAGCAGCGGTTTTGCGTCGCATCGGGCGAATTAACTTTAGCAATCTCCGCCCCTCTGATATTCGTCGCTATTTGACACGATTGGGGCGATCGGCTCGTCCCGGTCGCAATAATGAAGTTTTGAATCAAGTCCTCAATGCTGGGGAATTTTATGTGCGAGTCCTGCGTCGCAGCGGAGACACTAACTACAGATTGTCTCTAACAGCGACTCCTGAAAACACAGGTGGCACAGGTGGCACAGGCGGTACAGGTGGCACAGGTGGTACGGGCGGTACAGGTGGCACAGGTGGCACGGGTGGCACGGGCGGTACAGGTGGCACAGGTGGCACGGGCGGTACAGGTGGTACGGGCGGCACGGGCGGCACAGGTGGTACAGGTGGTGGCGGAGGGACACCCGTTCCCAGCCAATTTGCGCCTGCCTGGATTCGGCAACTGGGTAGTTCTGCTAACGATTACGCCTACGGCATCGCTTTTTCAGGCTCCAGTGTGTTAGCCGCAGGCACTACTGAGGGCACCTTGCCTGGTGGTGGGCAAAACAACGCGGGTGGCAGCGACAACTTTGTTGTGCAATACAACAGTGATGGCACTGCCACACCCCAGGTTGTCCGGCAATTTGGCGGAGCCACCAGCGAACGCATTTTTGACATCGAAGTAGATGGCTCTGGCAATTACTATGTGGCTGGAGTCACAATCAATACCAACAGTGGTCTTATTCCTGTGATCAATGGCTTTGTGGCCAAATACAACAGCACTGGTGCTGTTCAGTGGAATCAACTGATTGATACAGATACCAATCCATTGGATAGAAAAGCCGACTTAGCCAGCAGCCTTGCTTTAGATAGCCAGGGGAATGTCTTCGTCGCCGGATTTGTGCGTGGGTTTCCTGGGGTGACCCCTGCCAATGCGTTCGTTGCGAAATACAATGCGACAACGGGTGCTGCCGTGACTGGTTTTGGCAGTGCGGGACGGGTCGAGTTCTTCGGAACAACACCCGCCTCTGAAGCGGCTTCGGCGGTTGCCGTTGACGCAGATGGCAATGTCTACATCACAGGAGTGACTAACGCCACTTTGAGCACGGATGTGAATAACCCATTCACAGGCGGGGATGCCTTTGTGGTGAAATATAACGGCTTAAACGGTAGCCAAATTTGGGCACCGCAAACCCTGGCAACGACGGGGCAAGATTATGCGCGTGGAATCGCGATCGCTGGCTCTAACGTCTACATTACTGGAGATACCACAGGCACGTTGGCTGGACAAACCAGTGCAGGTGGTACAGACGGGTTTGTGGCACAGTTCACTCAGACCAACAATGGCACCACGGTGAGCCAGGGATGGGTCAGACAGTTTGGTACCACTGCCCTAGACGAATCTCAAAGTGTTGCCACTGACAGCGCAGGCAACGTTTACCTCACCGGGGAGACGAATGGAGCGTTGTTTGGTGGCACTCCTGGTGGTGGCTCAGATGCATTCATTGCTAAATACGACAGCGCGGGCAATCGCCTCGCCAGCACCATCTTGGGAACAGCCCAGGCAGATGAGGCATACAACATCCGGGTGGATGGCTCTGGTAATGTCTATGTGGTTGGGCAAACTCAGGGCGCACTGGGCGGTTCGGGTAGCTTCCAGGGTGGCTACGATGCGTGGATTGCAAAATATGCACCTTTCTAA